From Mytilus edulis chromosome 8, xbMytEdul2.2, whole genome shotgun sequence, one genomic window encodes:
- the LOC139486985 gene encoding uncharacterized protein, which yields MEQFQNSQVMIKVVNWIPVFVAFGGNGRPIYPAWTIQTECNDLPTPLDISVTTRHLRNPLMDRWSDVGVKKVKVQLFTNDVPVVWMLFNGDNTNVMNWFSKENLLNSSFNDLTTSSTTNFFGIEGERDIQRRFFINRNYGDCSTDRGWFVIQGEFQACPWEQKGVSPIFLYTKNDLSRNWFTDCAEPADRMIISVGLI from the exons ATGGAACAATTTCAGAATTCACAAGTTATGATAAAAG TTGTCAATTGGATACCTGTGTTTGTTGCATTCGGTGGAAATGGAAGGCCTATTTACCCAGCGTGGACAATCCAGACAGAATGTAATGACTTACCAACACCACTGGATATATCAGTAACTACTCGACATCTTAGAAATCCATTAATGGATAGGTGGAGTGATGTTGGAGTAAAGAAG GTTAAAGTTCAACTGTTTACAAATGACGTACCAGTCGTGTGGATGTTATTCAATGGCGATAATACAAATGTGATGAATTGGTTCAGTAAAGAAAACCTACTGAACAGCAGTTTTAACGATCTGACAACAAGTTCTACAACTAACTTCTTCGGAATAGAGGGTGAAAG GGATATTCAAAGACGATTTTTCATCAATCGGAATTATGGCGATTGTTCTACAGATCGTGGATGGTTTGTTATTCAAGGGGAATTTCAAGCGTGTCCATGGGAGCAAAAAGGAGTTTCACCTATTTTTCTTTATACCAAAAATGACTTATCCAGAAATTGGTTTACTG ACTGCGCAGAACCTGCTGACAGGATGATCATTTCAGTTGGATTGATATAG
- the LOC139486986 gene encoding histidine N-acetyltransferase-like encodes MLLKETEMIRRATIEDYDAVISILPGKDYDGDYLPDYFHMLMNNQSIKAYVYILDGKITGFQIVYLVDGGTTGVMRSGRIRKDTQGKGVLRKLGEFTMEQNPNLTHVVFATGTNVPTIFQNIRNGEYQFVAKRVCLYYQTNKHSLIEHLPEIDTLERTKVLNQKDLIQTIKDQDFYSQMFKDNRLIIDTVPYRLIESNIPMILMERTKAVASYLDDNKKSIITFGSYFKLSNGELFCNLDIYGDVGNALAHHICIHIQHFVEHITDIFTIEVRCHEPLPIIDKAMSKNGLMLVSVGKFVRNELICVEKSYYPNAMQARL; translated from the exons ATGTTGCTGAAGGAAACTGAAATGATACGAAGAGCGACAATTGAGGATTACGATGCTGTCATCTCTATTTTACCCGGGAAAGACTATGATGGCGATTACCTACCGGATTACTTTCACATGTTGATGAACAATCAATCTATCAAAGCTTATGTGTATATCCTTGATGGCAAAATA ACTGGCTTCCAAATTGTATACCTGGTAGACGGTGGAACAACTGGTGTTATGAGAAGTGGTCGTATACGAAAAGACACACAAGGCAAAGGTGTATTGAGAAAACTTGGAGAATTCACCATGGAACAAAATCCAAACTTGACACATGTTGTATTTGCTACTGGAACAAATGTACCAACTATCTTTCAGAATATAAGAAATGGCGAATATCAATTTGTTGCGAaaagg GTTTGTTTATATTATCAGACTAACAAACATTCATTAATAGAACATTTACCTGAGATAGACACTCTTGAAAGAACTAAAGTTCTGAATCAAAAAGACTTAATTCAAACCATAAAAGACCAGGACTTTTATTCACAGATGTTTAAAGACAACCGATTAATTATAGACACTGTTCCATACCGACTTATTGAATCGAACATTCCGATGATACTCATGGAAAGAACAAAAGCAGTGGCGTCGTATCTTGACGACAATAAGAAAAGTATTATAACTTTTGGAAGTTATTTCAAGCTTAGCAATGGTGAACTATTTTGTAATTTGGATATCTATGGAGATGTAGGAAATGCATTGGCTCACCATATTTGCATTCATATTCAACATTTTGTTGAGCACATTACGGATATATTCACTATTGAAGTTCGCTGTCACGAACCATTGCCAATTATAGATAAGGCAATGTCAAAGAATGGACTCATGTTAGTATCTGTTGGTAAATTTGTTCGAAATGAACTTATATGTGTTGAAAAATCATATTATCCAAATGCTATGCAAGCCAGACTTTGA